CACGGCCCCGTCCATCACTTTTATAAAGTCTGGAAGTAGTTCAGAGATTTTACTGGATGTCGTTTCAAAGGCGTCTTCACTCAATTACGGGGAGGTCCATGACCTCCCAAATGGTACGTATTAAAATTATAATTGTACGTGTATTTGTAATTTATACTTAATGTTTTAAGTACTTATGATAAATATCTAGTATTTTTATTATTATGTAAATAAATCATCAAGTGCTATTCTTTCTCAAATGGTCTTATGTACGCCTGACTGTTTGGGAGAAGTTCATAATGCTTAAAACATCTAATATTCTTTTTGGCATAAGTGGGCTACTGCTTGTAGTTGGCAGCCAGCAGGCTCAAGGCGGAGCCTTTGCTCTTCGCGAACAGTCCGCTTTCTATCAGGGCCTTTCATTCGCTGGTTACGGCGTGCAAAGCGAAAGCCTTTCCTCAATGTTCTGGAATCCTGCAACAATTGTGGGCAGAGAGGGTATGCAAGGGGAGAGTGTGAATACGGGCGTCTTCCCAAGGGCGGATATTGATACAGACTATGCGGCATATGACACTCCAGAAAACGGCTTTGTGCCACTTAATAATATACCAGGAGCGGCAGCGGGTTCTGCTGGAGATGTTGGAGAAAATGCCTGGCTTGGCTCGTCCTATGGGACCTATCAGGTCAATGATCGGATTTTCCTAGGGCTTTCTGTCACTGCGCCCTTTGGGCTTGCCACAAAACCTAATTCAGAATGGGCTGGGCAGATTTATGCACGTTCTTCACGAGTCTTGTCTGTGAACGCAACACCTATGATTGGTACAGCTATAACAGATTACCTTTCGGTTGGTGTCGGGCTACAGGTCCAGTATTTTCAAGTTCGCCTAAAAAGCGCATTCCCGCCAGGTGGAGAAGGAGTACTGGAAAGATTTGTCGGTCTTGAGGGAATTAGGGCAGACGCGGGGACTGCGGAGCTTGAAGGCGAAGATCATAATTTGGGGTTTGGAGGTACTATAGGGGTTCTCATCAATCCAATGGAGAACCTACAGATTGGCGTAGGCTACCGTTCTCCTATTCGGCATGAATTAAAAGGGCATTTGAAAAAACCGGCTTTTAGTTTTTTTGGTATGGAAGTGCCTGCAGAGAGAACGCCAATTACATCAACTCTTACTCTTCCTGAGCAAATCAATGCGTCCTTCCAATACGACTTCTTAGAAAATGCCCGTATCATGGGGACCTTCGAATGGACAAACTGGAGCCGTTTTAGTTCGTTTAAGGTCTACAATCGTGTTACGGGAGAAGAGGAGACCGAACTCTCCTTTTTCTATAATGATGGGTACTATCTCTCCATTGGCGGGGAGTACGACTATAATGGACAATTCACATTCAGAGCTGGAGTTGGTTATGAGTGGTCGCCCATAGATGATGCAAACCGTAGCCCTCGGTTACCGGATACCGATCGGGTGTGGCTTAGCGCAGGCTTAAGTTACAACTACAAAGATTGGCTGTCTGCGGATATTGGCTACTCTCACCTCTTTGCAGTTGGTGATGATAAAATAAATATAAACCCCGATAGCTTCCAATACGAAGGCGTTTGGTTTGAAGGTAATGTTGATGGAGCCGCTGACATTATCTCAGGTTCTATTCGAATAAAGTATTAATATTTTTGTTTTGATATGCGTGAAATGTTATTTTATTTAAAATATGCTTGCAGTAACTATTGTTGTTGTTGAATATGATTAGTATTGTGTGATTTTATATTTACTATTTTTGATGAAGTATTAGATTAATATTATTGCTAGCTATTATTATCTATAGAATAGTTTGATGATTTTCCCGTTTGAAAACAGTCACAAATAGTTCGTGGGAATCGGCTGTTATCAGGCTGACATTTCTTATTTGGAGCTATTGCGGTGATTAATGAAACTTCAATGGGTCATTATAAAACTCTGTTTCTCTCGGATATCCATCTTGGCACCAGAGGGTGTCAGGCTTCTATGGTCCTTGAGCTTCTCAGGGAAACGGAAGCCGAGACCATTTACCTT
This genomic window from Pseudovibrio sp. M1P-2-3 contains:
- a CDS encoding OmpP1/FadL family transporter, translated to MLKTSNILFGISGLLLVVGSQQAQGGAFALREQSAFYQGLSFAGYGVQSESLSSMFWNPATIVGREGMQGESVNTGVFPRADIDTDYAAYDTPENGFVPLNNIPGAAAGSAGDVGENAWLGSSYGTYQVNDRIFLGLSVTAPFGLATKPNSEWAGQIYARSSRVLSVNATPMIGTAITDYLSVGVGLQVQYFQVRLKSAFPPGGEGVLERFVGLEGIRADAGTAELEGEDHNLGFGGTIGVLINPMENLQIGVGYRSPIRHELKGHLKKPAFSFFGMEVPAERTPITSTLTLPEQINASFQYDFLENARIMGTFEWTNWSRFSSFKVYNRVTGEEETELSFFYNDGYYLSIGGEYDYNGQFTFRAGVGYEWSPIDDANRSPRLPDTDRVWLSAGLSYNYKDWLSADIGYSHLFAVGDDKININPDSFQYEGVWFEGNVDGAADIISGSIRIKY